A genomic window from Gambusia affinis linkage group LG16, SWU_Gaff_1.0, whole genome shotgun sequence includes:
- the atp5if1b gene encoding ATPase inhibitor B, mitochondrial, which yields MARLLRLNVRSFVTSQLRMSSDQLGELGKGAGKGGGGGGSIREAGGAMGKKQAAEEEMYFKRKEQEQLAALKQHHLEEIDHHKKEIERMQREIDRHKGKIRKLKHDD from the exons ATGGCGAGGCTGTTGAGGTTAAACGTCAGGAGTTTTGTCACATCTCAGCTGAGAATGTCCTCCGATCAG ctgggTGAGCTGGGAAAAGGTGCAGGAaaaggcggcggcggcggcggctccATCAGGGAGGCGGGCGGCGCCATGGGGAAGAAGCAAGCTGCTGAGGAGGAAATGTATTTCAA AcggaaagagcaggagcagCTGGCGGCCCTGAAGCAGCATCACCTGGAAGAAATCGATCACCACAAGAAGGAGATCGAACGCATGCAGCGCGAGATTGATCGCCACAAGGGAAAGATCAGGAAGCTGAAGCATGACGACTAA
- the rpl13a gene encoding 60S ribosomal protein L13a — protein MLGLWECSVSSLPAAPAFYHEQPRSSFFSHIMADRFNKVLLLDGRGHLLGRLAAIVAKQVLLGHKVVVVRCEGINISGNFYRNKLKYLAFLRKRMNTNPSRGPYHFRAPSRIFWRTVRGMLPHKTKRGQAALERLKVFDGIPPPYDKRKRMVVPAALKIVRLKPSRKFALLGRLAHEVGWKYQAITATLEEKRKEKGKLRYEKKKTQIKLTKQAEKNVEKKIAKYTDVLKQYGVLV, from the exons atgttGGGACTCTGGGAGTGCTCTG TTTCGTCACTTCCGGCTGCCCCTGCCTTTTACCACGAGCAGCCCCGTTCTTCTTTCTTTTCGCACATCATGGCGGACCGGTTCAATAAG GTTCTGCTACTAGATGGCAGAGGCCATCTACTGGGCCGACTTGCTGCCATTGTGGCTAAACAGGTCCTCCTAG GGCACAAAGTGGTGGTGGTGAGATGTGAAGGCATCAACATCTCTGGCAACTTCTACCGTAACAAAC TGAAGTATTTGGCTTTCCTGCGTAAGAGGATGAACACCAATCCGTCTCGTGGTCCTTATCACTTCAGAGCTCCTAGCAGGATCTTCTGGAGGACTGTTAGAG GAATGCTGCCTCATAAAACCAAGCGAGGCCAGGCGGCTCTGGAGAGGCTGAAGGTGTTCGACGGCATCCCGCCGCCCTACGACAAG aggaAGCGCATGGTCGTTCCAGCTGCTCTTAAAATCGTGCGTCTGAAGCCGAGTCGTAag TTTGCCCTCCTGGGCCGCCTGGCCCACGAGGTCGGCTGGAAGTACCAGGCGATCACGGCCACcctggaggagaagaggaaagaGAAGGGGAAGCTCCGCTACGAAAAGAAAAAGACGCAGATCAAGCTGACCAAGCAGGCGGAGAAAAACGTCGAGAAAAAGATCGCAAAGTACACAGACGTTCTGAAACAATACGGTGTTCTGGTCTAA